A window of Flavobacteriales bacterium genomic DNA:
CTGGTCTTTTACCGCACGGACAAAAAGTACCTCAAATCGTTTTACGGGATGGATCTTCATTTCAGCAGCATACGGTCGTACTTTCCCTTGTTGGGGATTATGGCGGTGATTATATTCATCGCCGCGTTGGTGAGCGATGATCTGCAATCGTATTACCCGGTATACAACCGTTCGGGCGGACCCAACTACGCCGTCAACAACAACATACCTCAATGGAAGACCGTGTTGTTGTTCGAATCGAGTTATCTCTTCAACTTTCTGAGTACGGAATTCTTTTTCCGCGGCTTCTTTATTCTGGCCCTCGGTCGCTTATTTGGCCCGCACATAGTGCTTCCGGTGGCCTGTGTATATGCGTCGATCCACTTCGGCAAACCCTTTCCGGAAGCCTTGAGCAGCATATCCGGCGGCTACATATTGGGGGTTTTAACGCTTAAAACGGAAAACATCTGGGGCGGATTTTTTCTGCATGCCGGCAGCGCGTTCTTCATGGAGCTCTTTGCCTAGCTGATCTAATTTTTTCTCATTGCCTA
This region includes:
- a CDS encoding CPBP family intramembrane metalloprotease, encoding MKVLLAHLRNYIAEYFRWSIYLFTALWPVVIFSINYSLDFEDGLVDTLPTYGQRLVSFILFHFIPFAVPAAFIAYHTNSKLFSSREFWAKILLVFFMLAAYRSLRLYDFFCWSSMINGCLYWFRVFSRYIGLLMFLLPLLVFYRTDKKYLKSFYGMDLHFSSIRSYFPLLGIMAVIIFIAALVSDDLQSYYPVYNRSGGPNYAVNNNIPQWKTVLLFESSYLFNFLSTEFFFRGFFILALGRLFGPHIVLPVACVYASIHFGKPFPEALSSISGGYILGVLTLKTENIWGGFFLHAGSAFFMELFA